A genomic stretch from Capricornis sumatraensis isolate serow.1 chromosome 4, serow.2, whole genome shotgun sequence includes:
- the EID3 gene encoding EP300-interacting inhibitor of differentiation 3: MADENDSLREADETRAQPMVSMPSRAYFLKQVEEEEEEVLKVEVAAASDDESDTSSDDESDTSSDDLSWGKADIDPSLLERVDEEKCRSIRKQYRQLIYTVQQNRDDIVNTTSDTLTEALEEANVLFDAVSRTREAALDAQFLVLASDLGKEKAKQLNSDMSFFNQVAFCDFLFIFVGLNWMEDDGRDPLNNCDDNIALSFWETVQKEATSWMLQAETFHFLFGSFKPESAARKPRLNHRRKVQKMEENGDMPTKLRKLDLSGNQEATEKEVERILGLLQTYFRKYPDTPVSYFEFVIDPNSFSRTVENIFYVSFIIRDGFARIRLDQDRLPILEPINISLAGEGNDPSFHSRKQGVISLSLQDWKNIVATFEISEAMITN, encoded by the coding sequence ATGGCCGATGAAAATGATTCCCTGAGGGAAGCCGACGAGACTAGAGCGCAGCCGATGGTGTCCATGCCCAGTCGTGCGTACTTTCTGAagcaggtggaggaggaggaggaggaagtttTGAAGGTGGAAGTGGCAGCGGCGTCTGACGACGAATCTGATACTTCCTCTGACGACGAATCTGATACCTCCTCTGACGACCTGAGCTGGGGGAAGGCCGACATCGACCCCAGCCTGCTGGAGCGGGTGGATGAGGAGAAATGCCGGAGTATCCGCAAGCAGTACCGGCAGCTCATCTATACCGTCCAGCAGAACCGTGACGACATCGTGAACACGACGAGCGACACCTTAACCGAGGCTCTCGAGGAAGCCAATGTCCTGTTTGATGCAGTGAGTCGAACAAGAGAAGCGGCTCTCGACGCTCAGTTTCTTGTTTTGGCTTCTGATTTgggtaaagaaaaagcaaagcagCTGAACTCTGACATGAGCTTTTTCAATCAGGTGGCATTCTGTGACTTTCTGTTTATATTTGTGGGTCTAAATTGGATGGAAGATGACGGACGTGATCCGTTGAATAACTGTGACGATAACATAGCTCTTTCCTTCTGGGAGACAGTACAGAAGGAAGCGACATCGTGGATGTTACAAGCTGAAACATTCCACTTTCTCTTTGGTTCGTTCAAACCAGAGTCTGCGGCGCGAAAGCCGCGACTTAATCACCGGAGAAAAGTtcagaaaatggaagagaatgGGGATATGCCTACAAAGCTGAGGAAGCTGGATCTGAGTGGTAATCAAGAAGCCACAgaaaaagaagtagaaagaaTCTTGGGACTGTTGCAAACGTACTTTCGAAAGTATCCTGATACTCCTGTGTCTTATTTTGAGTTTGTGATTGATCCAAACTCTTTCTCTCGTACTGTGGAGAATATATTTTACGTTTCTTTCATTATAAGGGATGGTTTTGCAAGAATAAGGCTTGACCAAGACAGGCTGCCAATATTGGAGCCAATTAATATTAGTCTAGCCGGTGAGGGAAATGATCCCAGTTTCCACAGCAGGAAACAGGGAGTTATATCTTTGAGTTTACAAGACTGGAAAAATATTGTGGCAACTTTCGAAATTTCGGAGGCTATGATCACAAACTAA